One window of the Streptococcus parasanguinis ATCC 15912 genome contains the following:
- the srtB gene encoding class B sortase, LPKTxAVK-specific, whose product MKRAEKKASNKLVGIMIALAAVVVIVAGFIFFNPFGGGKSSSTAKKTTSTSSTKQAAKYEPSQEEKDYLKNRFAQLTAVNPETIGYVYAPGTELDEPVVQTTDNETYLNKTFDGGNEPLMGTVFMDTDNKKDFSDRLTWLFGHARGSKVADHRMFNDVNFYDKQDYFDQHPYVVIETPDRKYYYEAMCLVIVPEDTAFYRTSFTDDKDFTTQLKKVYEDGQTKNPNIKIKASDKYLVLSTCREEDETIRANLYLRQIPDSEMKDFVAKHADQLKYVATRGQQ is encoded by the coding sequence GCTGGTTTTATTTTCTTCAATCCATTTGGGGGAGGGAAATCTTCTAGCACAGCTAAAAAGACAACTAGTACAAGCTCAACCAAACAAGCAGCTAAATATGAACCAAGTCAAGAAGAAAAAGATTATTTAAAAAATCGTTTTGCCCAATTAACTGCGGTTAATCCAGAAACAATTGGTTATGTTTATGCACCAGGTACTGAATTGGATGAACCAGTAGTTCAAACGACTGATAATGAAACCTATTTGAATAAGACTTTTGATGGTGGGAACGAACCTCTTATGGGAACTGTTTTCATGGATACCGATAACAAAAAGGACTTTAGCGATCGTTTGACTTGGCTCTTTGGTCATGCACGTGGCAGTAAAGTTGCAGATCATCGCATGTTTAATGATGTTAATTTCTATGATAAACAAGATTATTTTGATCAACATCCCTATGTTGTGATTGAAACTCCTGATCGTAAATATTACTACGAAGCGATGTGCTTGGTTATCGTCCCAGAGGATACTGCTTTTTATCGTACAAGCTTTACAGATGATAAAGATTTTACAACGCAGTTGAAAAAAGTTTACGAAGATGGGCAAACGAAGAATCCTAATATCAAGATTAAGGCATCTGATAAATATTTGGTATTGTCAACTTGTCGCGAAGAGGATGAAACCATTCGTGCAAACCTTTATCTTCGTCAAATCCCTGATTCAGAAATGAAGGATTTTGTGGCGAAACATGCAGATCAATTGAAATATGTGGCAACACGTGGTCAACAATAA
- a CDS encoding pyridoxal phosphate-dependent aminotransferase: MDLTKRFNKNLNRIEVSLIRQFDQSISSIPGVLRLTLGEPDFTTPEHVKEAGKAAIDANFSHYTGMSGLLALREAASQFVADKYGIYYCPEDEILVTIGATEALSATLTAILEPGDVVLLPAPAYPGYEPIVNLVGAEIVEIDTTADRFVLTPEKLEKAILEQGEKLKAVILNYPANPTGVTYSREQMAELAAVLKKYEVFVICDEVYSELTYTGEAHVSMASFIPEQTIVINGLSKSHAMTGWRLGFIFAPAALTAQLIKSHQYLVTAAGTMNQYAAIEALTAGRDDAEPMKKEYVKRRDYIIEKMSALGFEIIKPDGAFYIFAKIPAGFNQDSFAFLQDFAREKAVAFIPGAAFGQYGEGYVRLSYAASMEVIKEAMKRLKEYMEEHAGVN, translated from the coding sequence ATGGATTTAACGAAACGCTTTAATAAGAATCTAAATCGGATTGAAGTTTCTTTGATTCGTCAGTTTGACCAATCAATTTCTTCCATTCCTGGTGTCTTGCGTTTGACTTTGGGGGAACCGGATTTTACAACTCCTGAACATGTGAAAGAAGCTGGAAAGGCTGCTATTGACGCGAACTTTAGTCATTATACAGGAATGAGTGGCTTGCTGGCTTTGCGTGAGGCTGCGAGTCAGTTTGTGGCTGATAAATATGGTATTTACTATTGTCCTGAGGATGAGATATTGGTGACGATCGGTGCGACTGAAGCCCTGTCTGCAACTTTGACAGCAATCTTGGAACCTGGAGATGTAGTATTACTCCCAGCACCGGCCTACCCTGGTTATGAACCCATTGTGAATTTGGTTGGGGCGGAGATTGTCGAAATTGATACGACAGCAGATCGTTTTGTCTTGACTCCTGAAAAGTTGGAAAAGGCGATTCTAGAGCAGGGTGAAAAATTGAAGGCTGTTATTCTCAATTATCCAGCTAACCCAACGGGTGTTACTTATTCGCGCGAACAGATGGCGGAATTGGCTGCTGTCTTAAAAAAATATGAAGTCTTTGTGATTTGTGATGAAGTCTATTCAGAGTTGACTTATACTGGAGAAGCGCATGTCTCTATGGCATCCTTCATTCCTGAGCAGACCATTGTCATTAATGGCTTATCTAAGTCTCATGCCATGACAGGCTGGCGCCTTGGCTTTATCTTTGCCCCAGCTGCATTGACGGCCCAACTTATCAAGAGTCATCAGTATTTGGTAACAGCTGCTGGAACTATGAATCAGTATGCTGCGATTGAGGCCTTGACTGCTGGTCGGGATGATGCGGAGCCAATGAAGAAGGAATATGTGAAGCGTCGTGATTATATTATTGAAAAAATGTCCGCGCTTGGGTTTGAGATTATTAAGCCGGATGGAGCTTTCTATATTTTTGCTAAAATCCCAGCTGGTTTTAATCAAGATTCCTTCGCTTTCTTGCAGGATTTTGCGCGTGAAAAAGCGGTTGCTTTTATTCCTGGTGCTGCTTTTGGTCAATATGGTGAAGGTTATGTGCGTTTGTCGTATGCAGCCAGCATGGAGGTTATCAAGGAAGCTATGAAACGCTTGAAGGAGTATATGGAAGAACATGCTGGAGTCAATTGA
- the recO gene encoding DNA repair protein RecO: protein MLESIETRGIVLYNREFREDDKLVKIFTEKSGKRMFFVNHAGKSRLNSMLQPLVTADMLLKINDDGLSYIDDFQDVQVYKKINADLFALSYATYVLALADASIHDNQVDPALFAFLEKTLLLMEEGLDYEVLTNIFEIQILSRFGVILNLHECCFCHRVGLPFDYSFRYSGVLCPDHYDRDERRAHWHPNVLYLLDQFQAVRFSELETISLQAEMKAALRQAIDQLYEEYVGIHLKAKKFIDSLSDWGAIMKDSSGGET, encoded by the coding sequence ATGCTGGAGTCAATTGAGACCCGGGGAATTGTCCTGTATAATCGGGAATTTCGTGAGGATGACAAGTTGGTCAAAATCTTCACGGAGAAGTCAGGCAAGCGGATGTTTTTTGTGAACCATGCAGGAAAATCACGGTTGAATTCCATGTTGCAACCATTGGTAACGGCAGATATGTTGCTGAAAATTAATGATGATGGGTTGAGTTATATTGATGATTTTCAAGATGTGCAGGTTTATAAGAAAATCAATGCAGATCTTTTTGCCCTTTCTTATGCGACCTATGTTCTAGCGCTTGCGGATGCAAGTATTCATGATAATCAGGTGGATCCGGCCTTGTTTGCTTTTTTGGAGAAGACCTTGTTATTGATGGAAGAGGGACTGGATTATGAGGTTTTGACCAATATTTTTGAGATTCAGATTCTATCACGGTTTGGAGTTATCTTGAATCTGCATGAATGCTGTTTCTGCCATCGAGTTGGACTTCCTTTTGATTACTCTTTTCGGTATAGTGGGGTCCTTTGTCCGGATCATTATGATCGGGATGAGAGACGAGCCCATTGGCATCCGAATGTTCTCTATTTATTGGATCAATTTCAAGCGGTACGATTCAGTGAGCTAGAGACCATTTCCCTACAAGCGGAGATGAAAGCAGCTTTGCGTCAGGCAATCGATCAGTTGTATGAGGAGTATGTAGGGATCCATTTAAAAGCTAAAAAGTTTATTGATTCCTTGAGTGATTGGGGAGCGATTATGAAAGATTCATCTGGAGGTGAAACATGA
- the plsX gene encoding phosphate acyltransferase PlsX has translation MKKIAVDAMGGDNAPQALVEGVNQAIRDFDDIEIVLYGDETKIKDYLTATERVSIVHTEEKIDSDDEPARAIRRKKQASMVLAAKDVKAGDVDAMLSAGNTGALLAAGFFIVGRIKGVERPGLMSTLPTVDGRGYDMLDLGANAENTPEHLHQYALMGSYYAENVRGIQKPRVGLLNNGTEASKGDPLRKETYQLLSEDESIHFVGNVEARDLMDGVADVVVADGFTGNAVLKTMEGTAFGILKQLKQAIATGNWKAKLGAFLLKDRLKSLKQTLDFSDVGGAVLFGLQAPVVKTHGSSDAKAVYSTIRQVRTMLETDVIGKSVKELSKKD, from the coding sequence ATGAAAAAAATTGCAGTAGATGCAATGGGGGGCGATAATGCACCTCAAGCCTTGGTAGAAGGCGTGAATCAAGCCATTCGTGATTTTGATGATATTGAGATTGTCTTGTATGGCGATGAAACAAAAATTAAAGACTATTTAACCGCAACAGAACGTGTCTCGATTGTGCATACGGAAGAAAAAATCGATTCAGATGATGAGCCAGCGCGGGCTATTCGTCGGAAGAAACAGGCTTCTATGGTCTTAGCTGCCAAGGATGTGAAGGCTGGTGATGTCGATGCCATGCTATCTGCGGGAAATACAGGTGCCTTGTTGGCAGCAGGTTTCTTTATCGTTGGACGGATCAAAGGGGTGGAACGTCCAGGTTTGATGTCCACACTTCCGACGGTTGATGGTCGCGGGTATGATATGCTAGACTTAGGTGCCAATGCGGAAAATACACCGGAGCACTTGCATCAGTATGCTCTGATGGGGTCTTACTACGCGGAAAATGTTCGTGGGATTCAAAAACCACGTGTGGGTCTATTGAATAATGGGACAGAAGCTAGTAAGGGAGATCCTTTGCGCAAGGAAACTTATCAATTGTTATCTGAGGATGAGTCGATTCATTTTGTTGGAAACGTGGAAGCGCGTGACTTGATGGATGGCGTTGCTGATGTCGTTGTGGCGGATGGTTTCACGGGAAACGCTGTTTTGAAAACGATGGAAGGAACGGCTTTTGGAATCTTGAAGCAATTGAAACAAGCGATTGCCACTGGAAACTGGAAGGCGAAATTGGGAGCTTTTCTGCTCAAGGACCGTTTGAAATCATTGAAACAAACCTTAGATTTCTCAGATGTTGGAGGGGCTGTCTTGTTTGGTCTTCAAGCACCTGTTGTTAAAACGCATGGTTCGAGTGATGCCAAAGCAGTCTATAGTACCATTCGTCAAGTTCGAACCATGTTAGAGACAGATGTTATTGGAAAATCAGTGAAGGAATTATCGAAAAAGGATTAA
- a CDS encoding acyl carrier protein, whose protein sequence is MSKQNEILATIETFLKDRNGENFQVSLESDLRKDLQADSVELMEFIINLEDEYQMEIPDKAIDEFNTVGDVVDYIEKRTAVH, encoded by the coding sequence ATGAGTAAACAGAATGAAATTTTAGCTACGATTGAAACATTTCTTAAAGATCGCAATGGGGAAAATTTTCAAGTATCCTTGGAATCAGATTTACGCAAGGATTTACAGGCGGACTCTGTTGAGTTGATGGAATTTATTATCAATCTTGAGGATGAATATCAAATGGAGATTCCAGATAAGGCCATTGATGAATTTAACACAGTGGGAGACGTTGTCGACTATATCGAAAAACGAACTGCTGTCCATTAA
- the purC gene encoding phosphoribosylaminoimidazolesuccinocarboxamide synthase — protein MTNQLIYTGKAKDIYTTEDEHVIKSVYKDQATMLNGARKETIKGKGVLNNQISSLIFEKLNAAGVATHFIERISDTEQLNKKVKIIPLEVVLRNVTAGSFSKRFGVEEGLDLETPIVEFYYKNDDLDDPFINDEHVKFLDIANDEQIAYIKEETRRINELLKDWFAQIGLRLIDFKLEFGFDKDGKIILADEFSPDNCRLWDAEGHHMDKDVFRRDLGSLTDVYQVVLEKLQGLK, from the coding sequence ATGACCAATCAACTGATTTATACTGGAAAAGCTAAGGATATCTATACTACTGAGGACGAACATGTGATTAAGTCGGTCTATAAGGACCAGGCCACTATGCTAAATGGGGCTCGTAAGGAGACTATTAAGGGAAAAGGTGTGCTAAATAATCAGATTTCGTCTCTTATTTTTGAAAAATTGAATGCTGCGGGTGTTGCGACGCACTTTATCGAACGTATCTCTGATACCGAACAATTGAATAAGAAGGTTAAAATTATTCCTTTGGAGGTGGTTCTTCGTAACGTGACGGCAGGTTCTTTTTCTAAACGTTTTGGCGTTGAAGAAGGTTTGGATCTGGAAACTCCAATCGTTGAATTTTACTACAAGAACGATGATTTGGACGATCCATTCATCAATGATGAACATGTGAAGTTTTTGGATATTGCCAATGATGAGCAAATTGCCTATATCAAAGAAGAAACACGTCGCATCAATGAATTGCTGAAAGATTGGTTTGCACAAATTGGTCTTCGTTTGATTGACTTCAAATTGGAATTTGGTTTTGATAAGGATGGCAAGATTATCTTGGCAGATGAATTCTCTCCAGACAACTGTCGTCTTTGGGATGCTGAAGGACACCATATGGACAAGGATGTTTTCCGTAGAGATTTGGGTAGTTTAACGGATGTATATCAGGTTGTGTTGGAGAAATTACAGGGCTTGAAGTAA